The Chrysiogenia bacterium genome includes a region encoding these proteins:
- a CDS encoding NAD(P)H-hydrate epimerase: protein MKPLYSAEEMRALDKRAIEEARIPGLVLMENAGLKTFQIILEKTGGAAGMPVSVLCGKGNNGGDGFVVARHLQNHGAQVRVHLFAPIDAVSGDARAMLDAWMGMGGDLVDDVGDEQSMKDLAEDLADSEIVIDALLGTGLESEVRGAMADAIEMMNDTPGMIFALDIPSGISADTGHVMGTAVQADITCTYGGMKPGHWIEPGRAHCGEMFEIEISLPFEMLDAHQGSTYLLTPEDVWPGLFHRLPDAHKGNFGHLLAIAGSHGKSGAGVLASRAAHRIGAGLVTLAIPRGLESVVAPQSVETMTELLTENDEGGYGKGAGARLLEAASSCTAVLIGPGIPTDAASGEAVLELMKKCELPLVIDADGLNLLAKNSISPGKLASEQIVVTPHPGEMSRLSGFTTQEVQADRVGV from the coding sequence ATGAAACCGCTCTATAGCGCTGAAGAAATGCGCGCGCTCGACAAGCGCGCCATCGAAGAGGCCCGGATTCCGGGCCTTGTTCTCATGGAGAACGCCGGGCTCAAGACCTTCCAGATCATTCTGGAAAAAACGGGCGGCGCCGCCGGCATGCCGGTGAGCGTGCTGTGCGGCAAGGGAAACAACGGCGGTGATGGCTTTGTAGTGGCGCGCCACCTGCAGAACCACGGCGCCCAGGTGCGCGTGCACCTGTTTGCGCCGATTGACGCAGTGAGTGGTGACGCTCGCGCGATGCTCGATGCCTGGATGGGCATGGGCGGCGACCTCGTCGACGACGTGGGCGACGAACAGAGCATGAAGGACCTCGCCGAGGACCTGGCAGACAGCGAGATTGTGATCGACGCGCTGCTGGGCACGGGGCTTGAGAGTGAAGTGCGCGGCGCCATGGCCGATGCCATCGAGATGATGAACGACACGCCGGGAATGATCTTCGCCCTGGATATCCCCTCGGGGATCTCCGCCGATACCGGCCATGTGATGGGAACGGCGGTGCAGGCTGACATCACCTGTACCTATGGCGGCATGAAGCCCGGCCACTGGATCGAGCCCGGACGCGCCCATTGCGGCGAGATGTTCGAGATCGAGATCTCGCTTCCCTTCGAGATGCTCGACGCCCACCAGGGGAGCACCTACCTGCTTACGCCCGAGGACGTCTGGCCGGGACTCTTTCACCGCTTGCCGGACGCCCACAAGGGAAATTTCGGCCACCTGCTGGCCATTGCTGGCTCCCACGGGAAGTCGGGCGCGGGCGTTCTGGCTTCGCGCGCGGCGCACCGCATTGGCGCGGGCCTCGTGACACTGGCCATTCCGCGCGGGCTGGAATCGGTCGTGGCGCCCCAGTCGGTCGAGACCATGACCGAGCTGCTCACCGAGAACGACGAGGGCGGCTACGGCAAGGGGGCGGGAGCGCGGCTGCTTGAAGCGGCTTCCTCGTGCACGGCGGTGCTCATTGGCCCTGGGATCCCGACCGACGCGGCAAGCGGCGAGGCCGTCCTGGAACTCATGAAGAAGTGCGAGCTCCCGCTCGTAATCGACGCCGACGGGCTCAACCTGCTGGCAAAGAACAGCATCAGCCCGGGCAAGCTGGCCAGCGAGCAGATCGTCGTCACGCCGCACCCTGGCGAGATGAGCCGACTGAGCGGCTTTACCACCCAGGAGGTGCAGGCCGACCGGGTGGGGGT